Proteins encoded within one genomic window of Sminthopsis crassicaudata isolate SCR6 chromosome X, ASM4859323v1, whole genome shotgun sequence:
- the RINL gene encoding ras and Rab interactor-like protein isoform X6 — protein MRLSPESTPPCPPLDIERGGKPRGGRGERVCDWSEIKPRMGSTSQPCVSLEGPARSWGSGAGPLGGPLPKSSLGAAGGKWVRGQGTFILGHLEEAAGLRNFRKWGGQGGHLDSSCVRLRSKGSWGPQSPKPGGQMGLPKKEERKFRRWPLPLQAPPPPSPPFRWAWLGSCQGSNDFLLLWHPPHEEQVQEVGLGFPRHRTMQSAEDSGASRPREGERLPELTELTLRLMRTRGLWHIPDLDARSALDILALQPPGPFLPVILQSFLVTGFGLSLALTMSTAPHPEALGTFRILESSAGVTLQGSRLSFPDLPELLAFLSTSRDILPQPLLLPPASLGPGAPATEPLRIGTVRITSTGGALSVVNPLYLRCHEPWEVEEQNPETAQRDSLAPPPVGSHRVSWIESPPCPESEPEVRSLLSLEEGEDGLVEDRLRKAEEAEEEGEDDVEPTDGVYYRVQALAQARGSLVAKQLRALQARLREAQGGPRGPEAGDPATELLQDVHRLLADLKDHLVDDPEVQAAHRAWTAPRTRPHEELEAMVEAAVCWVLLRPLQPALWTKLRILRARDLQQLQWRQEVMRAWVLREAPHPEAPGPSPTRRRIHARLARLHATQTPQRKVSILLAICRDVYSSLARTGGQEPLGADDFLPALTEELLWSPDIEATQLDVEFLMEILDPAELLGESKGQPGASAPRASPAVGACHGALERSWARSPPRV, from the exons ATGAGGCTGAGCCCCGAGTCCACCCCACCCTGCCCTCCCTTGGACATTGAAAGAGGTGGGAAGCCGAGGGGGGGACGTGGGGAACGTGTCTGTGACTGGAGCGAAATAAAGCCGAGAATGGGATCCACTTCCCAACCGTGTGTGTCTCTAGAGGGCCCCGCTAGGTCTTGGGGGTCAGGAGCCGGGCCTCTGGGGGGCCCATTGCCCAAGAGCAGCCTCGGGGCGGCGGGAGGGAAGTGGGTTAGAGGGCAGGGGACTTTCATCCTCGGGCACCTGGAGGAAGCCGCAGGGCTCCGGAACTTCAGGAAATGGGGGGGCCAAGGGGGACACTTGGATTCGTCATGTGTCAGACTGAGATCCAAGGGGTCCTGGGGACCCCAATCCCCCAAGCCGGGGGGCCAGATGGGACTCcccaagaaggaggagaggaagttTCGGAGGTGGCCGCTCCCGCTGcaggcccctccccctcccagcccCCCCTTCCGCTGGGCCTGGCTGGGTTCCTGTCAGGGGAGTAATGACTTCCTGTTGCTCTGGCACCCTCCCCATGAAGAACAG GTCCAAGAGGTGGGCCTCGGATTCCCCCGGCACCGGACGATGCAGTCGGCCGAGGATTCGGGAGCCAGCCGTCCTCGGGAGGGGGAGAG GCTCCCGGAGCTGACGGAGCTGACGCTCCGCCTGATGAGGACGCGGGGTCTGTGGCACATCCCCGACCTGGACGCCCGGAGCGCTCTCGACATCCTGGCCCTGCAGCCCCCTGGG CCTTTCCTCCCTGTGATCCTCCAGAGTTTCCTCGTCACCGGCTTCGGCCTGAGCCTGGCCCTGACCATGAGTACGGCCCCCCACCCCGAGGCCCTGGGAACCTTTCGGATTCTGGAGAGCTCTGCGG GAGTGACCCTTCAAGGCTCCCGGCTCAGCTTCCCAGACCTGCCCGAACTGCTGGCCTTCCTCTCCACCAGCAG gGACATCCTGCCCCAGCCCCTGCTCCTTCCCCCCGCATCCCTGGGCCCTGGAGCCCCTGCGACCG AACCGCTCCGGATCGGCACGGTCCGGATCACCTCCACCGGAGGGGCCCTCTCCGTGGTGAACCCCCTGTACCTGAGGTGCCACGAGCCCTGGGAAGTCGAGGAGCAAAACCCAGAGACCGCACAGAGGGATTCCCTGG CCCCTCCTCCTGTGGGCTCCCACCGGGTCTCCTGGATAGAGAGCCCTCCCTGTCCCGAGTCTGAGCCTGAGGTCCGGTCCCTCCTCAGCCTGGAGGAAGGGGAGGACGGGCTGGTGGAGGACAGGCTGAGGAAGGCTGAGGAGGccgaggaggaaggggaggacgACGTGGAGCCCACGGATGGTGTGTACTACAGAGTCCAGGCTCTGGCCCAGGCCCGGGGCAGCCTTGTGGCCAAGCAGCTTCGCGCCCTCCAGGCCAGGCTCAGGGAAGCCCAGGGGGGTCCCCGTGGGCCCGAGGCTGGGGATCCGGCCACCGAGCTGCTGCAGGACGTCCATCGCCTCCTCGCTGACCTCAAGGACCACCTGGTGGATGACCCGGAGGTCCAGGCTGCCCACAGGGCCTGGACGGCCCCACGCACCCGGCCCCATGAGGAGCTAG AAGCCATGGTGGAGGCCGCTGTGTGCTGGGTGCTCCTGAGGCCGCTGCAGCCCGCCCTGTGGACCAAGCTTCGGATCCTGCGGGCCCGAGATCTCCAGCAGCTGCAGTGGCGCCAGGAGGTGATGCGGGCCTGGGTGCTGCGGGAGGCCCCCCACCCAGAAGCCCCCGGACCCAGCCCGACCCGGCGTCGCATCCACGCCCGCCTGGCCCGCCTGCACGCCACCCAGACCCCCCAGCGCAAGGTGTCCATCCTGCTGGCCATCTGCCGGGACGTCTACTCCAGTCTCGCCCGCACGGGGGGCCAGG AACCCCTGGGGGCTGACGACTTCTTGCCGGCCCTGACTGAGGAGCTTCTGTGGAGTCCGGACATCGAGGCCACCCAGCTGGACGTGGAGTTCCTGATGGAAATCCTGGACCCTGCGGAGCTGCTGGGGGAGAGTAAGGGGCAGCCGGGGGCTTCGGCGCCCAGAGCCTCACCTGCAGTCGGGGCGTGTCACGGGGCCTTAGAGCGCAGCTGGGCTCGCAGCCCTCCCAGGGTGTAG
- the RINL gene encoding ras and Rab interactor-like protein isoform X4: protein MRLSPESTPPCPPLDIERGGKPRGGRGERVCDWSEIKPRMGSTSQPCVSLEGPARSWGSGAGPLGGPLPKSSLGAAGGKWVRGQGTFILGHLEEAAGLRNFRKWGGQGGHLDSSCVRLRSKGSWGPQSPKPGGQMGLPKKEERKFRRWPLPLQAPPPPSPPFRWAWLGSCQGSNDFLLLWHPPHEEQVVWSLGSPGPRGGPRIPPAPDDAVGRGFGSQPSSGGGEAPGADGADAPPDEDAGSVAHPRPGRPERSRHPGPAAPWEFPRHRLRPEPGPDHEYGPPPRGPGNLSDSGELCGDILPQPLLLPPASLGPGAPATEPLRIGTVRITSTGGALSVVNPLYLRCHEPWEVEEQNPETAQRDSLAPPPVGSHRVSWIESPPCPESEPEVRSLLSLEEGEDGLVEDRLRKAEEAEEEGEDDVEPTDGVYYRVQALAQARGSLVAKQLRALQARLREAQGGPRGPEAGDPATELLQDVHRLLADLKDHLVDDPEVQAAHRAWTAPRTRPHEELEAMVEAAVCWVLLRPLQPALWTKLRILRARDLQQLQWRQEVMRAWVLREAPHPEAPGPSPTRRRIHARLARLHATQTPQRKVSILLAICRDVYSSLARTGGQEPLGADDFLPALTEELLWSPDIEATQLDVEFLMEILDPAELLGETGYYLTSWFGALHHIAHFQPAAARLPPRSLSYEARASIRLWQRRRTLHASGRTLPSPSKQLEKPWASLEEDKAGVETSRQPEAAASFAIGDL, encoded by the exons ATGAGGCTGAGCCCCGAGTCCACCCCACCCTGCCCTCCCTTGGACATTGAAAGAGGTGGGAAGCCGAGGGGGGGACGTGGGGAACGTGTCTGTGACTGGAGCGAAATAAAGCCGAGAATGGGATCCACTTCCCAACCGTGTGTGTCTCTAGAGGGCCCCGCTAGGTCTTGGGGGTCAGGAGCCGGGCCTCTGGGGGGCCCATTGCCCAAGAGCAGCCTCGGGGCGGCGGGAGGGAAGTGGGTTAGAGGGCAGGGGACTTTCATCCTCGGGCACCTGGAGGAAGCCGCAGGGCTCCGGAACTTCAGGAAATGGGGGGGCCAAGGGGGACACTTGGATTCGTCATGTGTCAGACTGAGATCCAAGGGGTCCTGGGGACCCCAATCCCCCAAGCCGGGGGGCCAGATGGGACTCcccaagaaggaggagaggaagttTCGGAGGTGGCCGCTCCCGCTGcaggcccctccccctcccagcccCCCCTTCCGCTGGGCCTGGCTGGGTTCCTGTCAGGGGAGTAATGACTTCCTGTTGCTCTGGCACCCTCCCCATGAAGAACAGGTAGTCTGGTCCCTTGGGAGCCCAG GTCCAAGAGGTGGGCCTCGGATTCCCCCGGCACCGGACGATGCAGTCGGCCGAGGATTCGGGAGCCAGCCGTCCTCGGGAGGGGGAGAG GCTCCCGGAGCTGACGGAGCTGACGCTCCGCCTGATGAGGACGCGGGGTCTGTGGCACATCCCCGACCTGGACGCCCGGAGCGCTCTCGACATCCTGGCCCTGCAGCCCCCTGGG AGTTTCCTCGTCACCGGCTTCGGCCTGAGCCTGGCCCTGACCATGAGTACGGCCCCCCACCCCGAGGCCCTGGGAACCTTTCGGATTCTGGAGAGCTCTGCGG gGACATCCTGCCCCAGCCCCTGCTCCTTCCCCCCGCATCCCTGGGCCCTGGAGCCCCTGCGACCG AACCGCTCCGGATCGGCACGGTCCGGATCACCTCCACCGGAGGGGCCCTCTCCGTGGTGAACCCCCTGTACCTGAGGTGCCACGAGCCCTGGGAAGTCGAGGAGCAAAACCCAGAGACCGCACAGAGGGATTCCCTGG CCCCTCCTCCTGTGGGCTCCCACCGGGTCTCCTGGATAGAGAGCCCTCCCTGTCCCGAGTCTGAGCCTGAGGTCCGGTCCCTCCTCAGCCTGGAGGAAGGGGAGGACGGGCTGGTGGAGGACAGGCTGAGGAAGGCTGAGGAGGccgaggaggaaggggaggacgACGTGGAGCCCACGGATGGTGTGTACTACAGAGTCCAGGCTCTGGCCCAGGCCCGGGGCAGCCTTGTGGCCAAGCAGCTTCGCGCCCTCCAGGCCAGGCTCAGGGAAGCCCAGGGGGGTCCCCGTGGGCCCGAGGCTGGGGATCCGGCCACCGAGCTGCTGCAGGACGTCCATCGCCTCCTCGCTGACCTCAAGGACCACCTGGTGGATGACCCGGAGGTCCAGGCTGCCCACAGGGCCTGGACGGCCCCACGCACCCGGCCCCATGAGGAGCTAG AAGCCATGGTGGAGGCCGCTGTGTGCTGGGTGCTCCTGAGGCCGCTGCAGCCCGCCCTGTGGACCAAGCTTCGGATCCTGCGGGCCCGAGATCTCCAGCAGCTGCAGTGGCGCCAGGAGGTGATGCGGGCCTGGGTGCTGCGGGAGGCCCCCCACCCAGAAGCCCCCGGACCCAGCCCGACCCGGCGTCGCATCCACGCCCGCCTGGCCCGCCTGCACGCCACCCAGACCCCCCAGCGCAAGGTGTCCATCCTGCTGGCCATCTGCCGGGACGTCTACTCCAGTCTCGCCCGCACGGGGGGCCAGG AACCCCTGGGGGCTGACGACTTCTTGCCGGCCCTGACTGAGGAGCTTCTGTGGAGTCCGGACATCGAGGCCACCCAGCTGGACGTGGAGTTCCTGATGGAAATCCTGGACCCTGCGGAGCTGCTGGGGGAGA CCGGCTATTACCTGACCTCCTGGTTTGGGGCCCTTCACCACATCGCCCACTTCCAGCCAGCAGCAGCCAGGCTGCCCCCGAGGAGCCTCAGCTACGAGGCTCGGGCCTCCATCCGGCTTTGGCAGCGCCGCCGCACGCTGCACGCCTCGGGCCGCACCCTGCCCAG CCCCTCCAAGCAACTCGAGAAACCCTGGGCCAGTCTGGAGGAGGACAAGGCCGGAGTGGAGACCAGCCGCCAGCCAGAGGCAGCTGCTTCCTTCGCCATCGGCGACCTGTGA
- the RINL gene encoding ras and Rab interactor-like protein isoform X3: MRLSPESTPPCPPLDIERGGKPRGGRGERVCDWSEIKPRMGSTSQPCVSLEGPARSWGSGAGPLGGPLPKSSLGAAGGKWVRGQGTFILGHLEEAAGLRNFRKWGGQGGHLDSSCVRLRSKGSWGPQSPKPGGQMGLPKKEERKFRRWPLPLQAPPPPSPPFRWAWLGSCQGSNDFLLLWHPPHEEQVVWSLGSPGPRGGPRIPPAPDDAVGRGFGSQPSSGGGEAPGADGADAPPDEDAGSVAHPRPGRPERSRHPGPAAPWAFPPCDPPEFPRHRLRPEPGPDHEYGPPPRGPGNLSDSGELCGDILPQPLLLPPASLGPGAPATEPLRIGTVRITSTGGALSVVNPLYLRCHEPWEVEEQNPETAQRDSLAPPPVGSHRVSWIESPPCPESEPEVRSLLSLEEGEDGLVEDRLRKAEEAEEEGEDDVEPTDGVYYRVQALAQARGSLVAKQLRALQARLREAQGGPRGPEAGDPATELLQDVHRLLADLKDHLVDDPEVQAAHRAWTAPRTRPHEELEAMVEAAVCWVLLRPLQPALWTKLRILRARDLQQLQWRQEVMRAWVLREAPHPEAPGPSPTRRRIHARLARLHATQTPQRKVSILLAICRDVYSSLARTGGQEPLGADDFLPALTEELLWSPDIEATQLDVEFLMEILDPAELLGETGYYLTSWFGALHHIAHFQPAAARLPPRSLSYEARASIRLWQRRRTLHASGRTLPSPSKQLEKPWASLEEDKAGVETSRQPEAAASFAIGDL, encoded by the exons ATGAGGCTGAGCCCCGAGTCCACCCCACCCTGCCCTCCCTTGGACATTGAAAGAGGTGGGAAGCCGAGGGGGGGACGTGGGGAACGTGTCTGTGACTGGAGCGAAATAAAGCCGAGAATGGGATCCACTTCCCAACCGTGTGTGTCTCTAGAGGGCCCCGCTAGGTCTTGGGGGTCAGGAGCCGGGCCTCTGGGGGGCCCATTGCCCAAGAGCAGCCTCGGGGCGGCGGGAGGGAAGTGGGTTAGAGGGCAGGGGACTTTCATCCTCGGGCACCTGGAGGAAGCCGCAGGGCTCCGGAACTTCAGGAAATGGGGGGGCCAAGGGGGACACTTGGATTCGTCATGTGTCAGACTGAGATCCAAGGGGTCCTGGGGACCCCAATCCCCCAAGCCGGGGGGCCAGATGGGACTCcccaagaaggaggagaggaagttTCGGAGGTGGCCGCTCCCGCTGcaggcccctccccctcccagcccCCCCTTCCGCTGGGCCTGGCTGGGTTCCTGTCAGGGGAGTAATGACTTCCTGTTGCTCTGGCACCCTCCCCATGAAGAACAGGTAGTCTGGTCCCTTGGGAGCCCAG GTCCAAGAGGTGGGCCTCGGATTCCCCCGGCACCGGACGATGCAGTCGGCCGAGGATTCGGGAGCCAGCCGTCCTCGGGAGGGGGAGAG GCTCCCGGAGCTGACGGAGCTGACGCTCCGCCTGATGAGGACGCGGGGTCTGTGGCACATCCCCGACCTGGACGCCCGGAGCGCTCTCGACATCCTGGCCCTGCAGCCCCCTGGG CCTTTCCTCCCTGTGATCCTCCAGAGTTTCCTCGTCACCGGCTTCGGCCTGAGCCTGGCCCTGACCATGAGTACGGCCCCCCACCCCGAGGCCCTGGGAACCTTTCGGATTCTGGAGAGCTCTGCGG gGACATCCTGCCCCAGCCCCTGCTCCTTCCCCCCGCATCCCTGGGCCCTGGAGCCCCTGCGACCG AACCGCTCCGGATCGGCACGGTCCGGATCACCTCCACCGGAGGGGCCCTCTCCGTGGTGAACCCCCTGTACCTGAGGTGCCACGAGCCCTGGGAAGTCGAGGAGCAAAACCCAGAGACCGCACAGAGGGATTCCCTGG CCCCTCCTCCTGTGGGCTCCCACCGGGTCTCCTGGATAGAGAGCCCTCCCTGTCCCGAGTCTGAGCCTGAGGTCCGGTCCCTCCTCAGCCTGGAGGAAGGGGAGGACGGGCTGGTGGAGGACAGGCTGAGGAAGGCTGAGGAGGccgaggaggaaggggaggacgACGTGGAGCCCACGGATGGTGTGTACTACAGAGTCCAGGCTCTGGCCCAGGCCCGGGGCAGCCTTGTGGCCAAGCAGCTTCGCGCCCTCCAGGCCAGGCTCAGGGAAGCCCAGGGGGGTCCCCGTGGGCCCGAGGCTGGGGATCCGGCCACCGAGCTGCTGCAGGACGTCCATCGCCTCCTCGCTGACCTCAAGGACCACCTGGTGGATGACCCGGAGGTCCAGGCTGCCCACAGGGCCTGGACGGCCCCACGCACCCGGCCCCATGAGGAGCTAG AAGCCATGGTGGAGGCCGCTGTGTGCTGGGTGCTCCTGAGGCCGCTGCAGCCCGCCCTGTGGACCAAGCTTCGGATCCTGCGGGCCCGAGATCTCCAGCAGCTGCAGTGGCGCCAGGAGGTGATGCGGGCCTGGGTGCTGCGGGAGGCCCCCCACCCAGAAGCCCCCGGACCCAGCCCGACCCGGCGTCGCATCCACGCCCGCCTGGCCCGCCTGCACGCCACCCAGACCCCCCAGCGCAAGGTGTCCATCCTGCTGGCCATCTGCCGGGACGTCTACTCCAGTCTCGCCCGCACGGGGGGCCAGG AACCCCTGGGGGCTGACGACTTCTTGCCGGCCCTGACTGAGGAGCTTCTGTGGAGTCCGGACATCGAGGCCACCCAGCTGGACGTGGAGTTCCTGATGGAAATCCTGGACCCTGCGGAGCTGCTGGGGGAGA CCGGCTATTACCTGACCTCCTGGTTTGGGGCCCTTCACCACATCGCCCACTTCCAGCCAGCAGCAGCCAGGCTGCCCCCGAGGAGCCTCAGCTACGAGGCTCGGGCCTCCATCCGGCTTTGGCAGCGCCGCCGCACGCTGCACGCCTCGGGCCGCACCCTGCCCAG CCCCTCCAAGCAACTCGAGAAACCCTGGGCCAGTCTGGAGGAGGACAAGGCCGGAGTGGAGACCAGCCGCCAGCCAGAGGCAGCTGCTTCCTTCGCCATCGGCGACCTGTGA
- the RINL gene encoding ras and Rab interactor-like protein isoform X1: MRLSPESTPPCPPLDIERGGKPRGGRGERVCDWSEIKPRMGSTSQPCVSLEGPARSWGSGAGPLGGPLPKSSLGAAGGKWVRGQGTFILGHLEEAAGLRNFRKWGGQGGHLDSSCVRLRSKGSWGPQSPKPGGQMGLPKKEERKFRRWPLPLQAPPPPSPPFRWAWLGSCQGSNDFLLLWHPPHEEQVQEVGLGFPRHRTMQSAEDSGASRPREGERLPELTELTLRLMRTRGLWHIPDLDARSALDILALQPPGPFLPVILQSFLVTGFGLSLALTMSTAPHPEALGTFRILESSAGVTLQGSRLSFPDLPELLAFLSTSRDILPQPLLLPPASLGPGAPATEPLRIGTVRITSTGGALSVVNPLYLRCHEPWEVEEQNPETAQRDSLAPPPVGSHRVSWIESPPCPESEPEVRSLLSLEEGEDGLVEDRLRKAEEAEEEGEDDVEPTDGVYYRVQALAQARGSLVAKQLRALQARLREAQGGPRGPEAGDPATELLQDVHRLLADLKDHLVDDPEVQAAHRAWTAPRTRPHEELEAMVEAAVCWVLLRPLQPALWTKLRILRARDLQQLQWRQEVMRAWVLREAPHPEAPGPSPTRRRIHARLARLHATQTPQRKVSILLAICRDVYSSLARTGGQEPLGADDFLPALTEELLWSPDIEATQLDVEFLMEILDPAELLGETGYYLTSWFGALHHIAHFQPAAARLPPRSLSYEARASIRLWQRRRTLHASGRTLPSPSKQLEKPWASLEEDKAGVETSRQPEAAASFAIGDL; the protein is encoded by the exons ATGAGGCTGAGCCCCGAGTCCACCCCACCCTGCCCTCCCTTGGACATTGAAAGAGGTGGGAAGCCGAGGGGGGGACGTGGGGAACGTGTCTGTGACTGGAGCGAAATAAAGCCGAGAATGGGATCCACTTCCCAACCGTGTGTGTCTCTAGAGGGCCCCGCTAGGTCTTGGGGGTCAGGAGCCGGGCCTCTGGGGGGCCCATTGCCCAAGAGCAGCCTCGGGGCGGCGGGAGGGAAGTGGGTTAGAGGGCAGGGGACTTTCATCCTCGGGCACCTGGAGGAAGCCGCAGGGCTCCGGAACTTCAGGAAATGGGGGGGCCAAGGGGGACACTTGGATTCGTCATGTGTCAGACTGAGATCCAAGGGGTCCTGGGGACCCCAATCCCCCAAGCCGGGGGGCCAGATGGGACTCcccaagaaggaggagaggaagttTCGGAGGTGGCCGCTCCCGCTGcaggcccctccccctcccagcccCCCCTTCCGCTGGGCCTGGCTGGGTTCCTGTCAGGGGAGTAATGACTTCCTGTTGCTCTGGCACCCTCCCCATGAAGAACAG GTCCAAGAGGTGGGCCTCGGATTCCCCCGGCACCGGACGATGCAGTCGGCCGAGGATTCGGGAGCCAGCCGTCCTCGGGAGGGGGAGAG GCTCCCGGAGCTGACGGAGCTGACGCTCCGCCTGATGAGGACGCGGGGTCTGTGGCACATCCCCGACCTGGACGCCCGGAGCGCTCTCGACATCCTGGCCCTGCAGCCCCCTGGG CCTTTCCTCCCTGTGATCCTCCAGAGTTTCCTCGTCACCGGCTTCGGCCTGAGCCTGGCCCTGACCATGAGTACGGCCCCCCACCCCGAGGCCCTGGGAACCTTTCGGATTCTGGAGAGCTCTGCGG GAGTGACCCTTCAAGGCTCCCGGCTCAGCTTCCCAGACCTGCCCGAACTGCTGGCCTTCCTCTCCACCAGCAG gGACATCCTGCCCCAGCCCCTGCTCCTTCCCCCCGCATCCCTGGGCCCTGGAGCCCCTGCGACCG AACCGCTCCGGATCGGCACGGTCCGGATCACCTCCACCGGAGGGGCCCTCTCCGTGGTGAACCCCCTGTACCTGAGGTGCCACGAGCCCTGGGAAGTCGAGGAGCAAAACCCAGAGACCGCACAGAGGGATTCCCTGG CCCCTCCTCCTGTGGGCTCCCACCGGGTCTCCTGGATAGAGAGCCCTCCCTGTCCCGAGTCTGAGCCTGAGGTCCGGTCCCTCCTCAGCCTGGAGGAAGGGGAGGACGGGCTGGTGGAGGACAGGCTGAGGAAGGCTGAGGAGGccgaggaggaaggggaggacgACGTGGAGCCCACGGATGGTGTGTACTACAGAGTCCAGGCTCTGGCCCAGGCCCGGGGCAGCCTTGTGGCCAAGCAGCTTCGCGCCCTCCAGGCCAGGCTCAGGGAAGCCCAGGGGGGTCCCCGTGGGCCCGAGGCTGGGGATCCGGCCACCGAGCTGCTGCAGGACGTCCATCGCCTCCTCGCTGACCTCAAGGACCACCTGGTGGATGACCCGGAGGTCCAGGCTGCCCACAGGGCCTGGACGGCCCCACGCACCCGGCCCCATGAGGAGCTAG AAGCCATGGTGGAGGCCGCTGTGTGCTGGGTGCTCCTGAGGCCGCTGCAGCCCGCCCTGTGGACCAAGCTTCGGATCCTGCGGGCCCGAGATCTCCAGCAGCTGCAGTGGCGCCAGGAGGTGATGCGGGCCTGGGTGCTGCGGGAGGCCCCCCACCCAGAAGCCCCCGGACCCAGCCCGACCCGGCGTCGCATCCACGCCCGCCTGGCCCGCCTGCACGCCACCCAGACCCCCCAGCGCAAGGTGTCCATCCTGCTGGCCATCTGCCGGGACGTCTACTCCAGTCTCGCCCGCACGGGGGGCCAGG AACCCCTGGGGGCTGACGACTTCTTGCCGGCCCTGACTGAGGAGCTTCTGTGGAGTCCGGACATCGAGGCCACCCAGCTGGACGTGGAGTTCCTGATGGAAATCCTGGACCCTGCGGAGCTGCTGGGGGAGA CCGGCTATTACCTGACCTCCTGGTTTGGGGCCCTTCACCACATCGCCCACTTCCAGCCAGCAGCAGCCAGGCTGCCCCCGAGGAGCCTCAGCTACGAGGCTCGGGCCTCCATCCGGCTTTGGCAGCGCCGCCGCACGCTGCACGCCTCGGGCCGCACCCTGCCCAG CCCCTCCAAGCAACTCGAGAAACCCTGGGCCAGTCTGGAGGAGGACAAGGCCGGAGTGGAGACCAGCCGCCAGCCAGAGGCAGCTGCTTCCTTCGCCATCGGCGACCTGTGA